A stretch of Coccidioides posadasii str. Silveira chromosome 2, complete sequence DNA encodes these proteins:
- a CDS encoding uncharacterized protein (EggNog:ENOG410PHEX~COG:S): MFSTEPSGLEALLHRPRPTRWQHFASNPIIYISQLIYNLRPIPKSNTASTITTGSFNSPVTVVCISDTHNCQPHIPDGDILIHAGDLTQSGSREELQEAISWLNRLPHKYKIVIAGNHDISLDPATYTLKEHDLVQLSRELVWGDVIYLQSSSVKLTFFGENKREISVYGSPFSPRHGNWAFQYPRRGDFWLESIPEGTDVLATHAPPRGHLDLGYGCESLLRELWRLRCRPGLHVFGHVHEGYGVEVGVFDGLQKVYEGVVMGRGNRVWGLIKMLGEFVKVWVRMGWRRENVRRTSFVNASIVGGLLDEESREPVIVTI, from the coding sequence ATGTTTAGCACCGAGCCATCAGGGCTTGAAGCTCTTCTCCACCGGCCACGACCCACTCGATGGCAGCATTTCGCCTCAAACCCGATCATCTACATCTCACAGCTGATATACAACCTGCGCCCTATTCCAAAAAGCAATACCGCTTCTACGATTACAACGGGAAGCTTCAATTCCCCGGTAACCGTCGTGTGTATATCAGACACGCACAACTGTCAACCGCACATTCCAGATGGCGACATATTAATCCACGCCGGAGACCTCACACAATCGGGCTCCCGCGAAGAACTCCAAGAGGCGATCTCCTGGCTCAATCGGCTACCGCACAAGTACAAAATCGTCATCGCCGGCAACCACGATATCTCCCTAGACCCCGCCACATACACGCTCAAGGAGCACGACCTGGTCCAGCTCTCGCGCGAGCTCGTCTGGGGAGATGTGATCTACCTCCAAAGCTCCAGCGTCAAGCTCACATTCTTCGGAGAGAACAAGCGCGAGATCTCCGTCTACGGGAGCCCCTTTTCTCCCAGGCACGGGAACTGGGCGTTTCAGTACCCCCGCCGCGGTGACTTCTGGCTTGAAAGTATTCCGGAGGGGACGGATGTCTTGGCCACGCATGCGCCGCCGCGGGGCCACCTTGATTTGGGGTATGGGTGCGAGAGTTTACTGCGCGAGCTGTGGCGGCTGAGGTGCAGGCCTGGATTGCATGTGTTTGGGCATGTGCATGAGGGGTACGGGGTGGAAGTTGGGGTGTTTGACGGGTTGCAGAAGGTGTATGAAGGGGTGGTGATGGGGCGGGGGAATCGAGTCTGGGGACtgataaagatgctgggTGAGTTTGTGAAGGTGTGGGTGAGGATGGGATGGCGACGTGAGAATGTGAGAAGGACGAGTTTTGTGAATGCTTCGATCGTGGGAGGCCTGCTTGATGAAGAGAGCAGGGAACCGGTGATTGTTACGATTTAG
- a CDS encoding uncharacterized protein (EggNog:ENOG410PP2V~COG:S~BUSCO:13098at33183), whose translation MCRLLFSTYSDGPAMVLSPPYLHNADNILANNPTSVPPSRPQFPNPGSVSTSVNGIQSGPPRSSISRSGLSMSGSSSTPLSANPSRKRSHDEFNASNDDDASKPSTAQQPPFRSQTPEEPIYGEGMVLLNPRTGLALSAESQTGTWFEEKAEAEASAAPPVAVASGSGQPGLPSRKSQRLDSSASGWDDIAAASIHRKLQSSSHNDTYRNISSAGSTSTSTSGPQTPLVDDATRLLGISWQRVSTEDKDMAAAVRGWERYINNHFAPFLENAQILLKHRGINAYLVTANPVNNYGMGICDMPMNGFSSSANQPCFYLFTEDLTEGQLVGKNWESCLHNLQSTPIAFEAGSEVMRAAERTPERLLGDQGILNGTIYMNGNGIKMGNEGMEMAMEIDR comes from the coding sequence ATGTGCCGATTGCTCTTCAGTACTTATTCCGACGGGCCAGCAATGGTACTATCTCCACCATACCTGCACAATGCCGACAACATCCTCGCCAACAACCCTACCAGCGTCCCGCCTAGCCGTCCCCAGTTCCCCAATCCTGGTTCCGTCTCTACTTCTGTGAATGGCATCCAATCAGGACCTCCCCGGTCTTCCATCAGTCGCTCCGGTCTCTCAATGTCGGGCTCATCTTCGACGCCTCTGTCTGCCAACCCATCACGAAAACGATCCCACGACGAATTCAACGCGTCCAACGACGATGACGCCAGCAAACCCTCTACAGCCCAGCAGCCGCCTTTTCGCAGCCAAACTCCAGAAGAGCCGATCTACGGAGAAGGCATGGTCCTTTTGAATCCCCGTACCGGCCTTGCTCTCTCGGCTGAGAGTCAGACCGGCACCTGGTTTGAAGAAAAAGCTGAAGCCGAAGCCTCCGCCGCTCCCCCTGTTGCCGTCGCGTCTGGCTCGGGTCAACCGGGCCTCCCCAGCCGCAAATCCCAACGCCTCGACTCCTCCGCCTCTGGCTGGGATGATATCGCTGCTGCCTCTATCCATCGCAAACTCCAATCTTCATCCCACAACGACACCTATCGAAATATCAGCAGCGCCGGCTCCACCTCCACATCGACCTCTGGTCCACAAACACCCCTAGTTGATGATGCAACTCGCCTCCTTGGAATAAGCTGGCAGCGGGTGAGCACCGAAGACAAAGACATGGCGGCAGCAGTCCGTGGTTGGGAGAGGTACATCAACAACCACTTCGCGCCCTTCCTCGAGAACGCTCAGATCTTGCTTAAACACCGAGGCATCAACGCGTATCTTGTCACTGCCAACCCAGTCAACAACTACGGCATGGGAATCTGCGACATGCCTATGAACGGATTCAGCAGCAGCGCCAACCAACCCTGCTTCTACCTTTTCACGGAAGACCTCACCGAGGGCCAACTTGTCGGCAAGAACTGGGAGTCCTGCCTCCACAACTTGCAATCCACTCCCATCGCTTTTGAGGCAGGCTCAGAAGTCATGAGAGCGGCAGAACGGACACCAGAGCGACTGCTTGGAGACCAGGGAATACTGAACGGAACCATTTACATGAATGGAAACGGAATCAAGATGGGGAACGAGGGAATGGAAATGGCCATGGAAATCGATCGATAA
- a CDS encoding uncharacterized protein (EggNog:ENOG410PGHJ~COG:G~TransMembrane:11 (i57-74o86-106i126-143o149-175i184-201o207-231i243-262o277-298i305-324o330-347i378-397o)~BUSCO:8642at33183), giving the protein MIAEQEKSRVSGEDKPASSSSSSSSPSSTPTSADAPVLPTVDPAATKTEPPKPTLHPAFYVISWIFFSSSVILFNKELLDKDRDRFPFPIILTTWHLAFAAFMTQVLARTTTLLDGRKKVKMTGRVYLRAIVPIGFFFSLSLIGGNKAYLYLSVAFIQMLKATTPVAVLLCTWFLGMAPPNMRVLFNVSFIVIGVIIASFGEIHFVLVGFLFQIGGIVFEATRLVMVQRLLSSAEYKMDPLVSLYYFAPVCALMNFVVALVFEAPYVTMEHFQRTGLFTLLANAMVAFLLNVAVVFLIGKTSSLVLTLCGVLKDILLVAISAVWHKTPVTALQLFGYAIAIGGLLHYKLGTEKIKEYAGQANRSWAEYGATNPIRRRVIIFGVSAFLIICVLVQLGGPYDPNSLKGMIPGSTVANHA; this is encoded by the exons ATGATCGCAGAGCAGGAGAAGTCCCGGGTGTCCGGAGAAGACAAACCcgcttcctcttcttcctcctcctcctctccctcctcCACCCCTACTTCCGCCGATGCCCCCGTTCTCCCGACCGTGGACCCAGCGGCGACAAAGACAGAGCCTCCCAAGCCCACGCTCCATCCTGCTTTCTATGTCAT TTCGTGGATCTTCTTCAGCTCCAGCGTGATCCTTTTCAATAAGGAATTGCTTGACAAAGATCGGGATAGATTCC CATTTC CCATTATCCTCACAACATGGCATCTCGCCTTTGCCGCTTTCATGACCCAGGTCCTGGCTCGGACGACGACCCTGCTCGATGGCCGGAAGAAGGTTAAGATGACAGGCCGTGTCTATCTACGGGCGATCGTCCCAATTGGCTTCTTTTTCAGTCTGAGCCTGATCGGCGGAAACAAGGCCTATCTCTACTTGAGCGTGGCCTTCATCCAGATGCTCAAG GCCACCACTCCTGTCGCCGTTCTCCTCTGCACCTGGTTCCTGGGCATGGCTCCTCCCAACATGCGAGTCCTGTTTAATGTCTCCTTTATCGTGATCGGAGTCATCATTGCTTCCTTCGGCGAGATCCATTTCGTCCTCGTCGGGTTCCTCTTCCAGATCGGCGGTATTGTCTTCGAAGCCACCCGACTCGTCATGGTACAGCGCCTTCTGAGCTCAGCCGAATACAAAATGGATCCGCTTGTCTCCCTTTACTACTTTGCTCCCGTCTGCGCGTTGATGAACTTCGTCGTCGCGCTGGTCTTTGAAGCACCATATGTGACCATGGAACATTTCCAGAGGACTGGCTTGTTCACCCTCCTCGCCAACGCCATGGTTGCATTTCTTCTAAACGTCGCGGTTGTGTTCTTG ATCGGAAAAACCTCCTCACTCGTGCTGACTCTGTGTGGtgttctgaaagatatcTTACTGGTTGCCATTTCCGCTGTGTGGCACAAGACGCCGGTGACCGCGCTCCAGCTTTTCGGATACGCCATCGCCATCGGCGGTCTGCTTCATTATAAGCTGGGCACAGAGAAGATCAAGGAGTATGCCGGCCAAGCCAACAGGTCCTGGGCAGAGTACGGCGCCACCAATCCGATCAGACGCCGCGTTATTATTTTCGGGGTGTCCGCTTTCCTGATCATTTGTGTCTTGGTCCAGCTGGGAGGCCCTTACGACCCAAATAGCCTGAAAGGCATGATCCCAGGGAGCACAGTTGCAAACCACGCATAA
- the BRF1 gene encoding transcription factor TFIIIB subunit brf1 (BUSCO:212522at4751~EggNog:ENOG410PFE5~COG:K~BUSCO:6875at33183), with translation MASVRPTRLPPPSRAGVRPVERLASLKNPTPTPIRRPQTKPTTYPKTTTCPNPGCPAPNIVEDDGQKVCSGCGTVISEANIVSEITFGESSSGAAVVQGTFIGADQSHGRSTGPGFQRGGGVESREITEQNGNRYIAQLSRALNIPESASKAAGQVFKLAVGLNFIQGRRTKTVAAICLYVACRRQDGNTIMLIDFADVLMINVFKLGRTYKALLDELRLGGNIFIMNPIDPESLIYRFAKQLEFGSSMMQVASEAVRIVQRMNRDWMITGRRPAGICGAALILAARMNNFRRTVREVVYVVKVTELTIHQRLNEFKATESGDLTVDQFRSVDLETSHDPPSFSHSKDPRRLNNKGKKRKAPETAAEIEDGEEPDQSPPASKRPRRVDADGFAVPDIPIDPAILGLEMQDSLSSADGNATAESNSGVAGVEKSTNQRKGSKRARLPEPTEAELASESALEDEMTALLSSGSSLVASAEAPRTASASSSKGQIVPDKRPNKPVPDSEEIDPTEFDSDPEVRYCLLSPAEVEIKERIWVHENKDYLRAQQAKALKRALTAADPSASGAGHKPRKRRKGRMGDVTYLTGEGGDGDRASSRASTPAEATRLMLERRGFSKKINYSLLEKMYEDDDIEVKRRDSEAESARSRSRSQSVARSVRSSSVASDRGFGGLGSIRPSARRRMLKGKHAAGVAARASATPEPSRRPVPTLSATRITPAPPSQTEPEKEPEPEPEPEPAQPANPNEEILGYIPEAEPRAHPVPGDEDDYDEDEDEDEDEDDDDDRIEAAFAGNYYGEGSDGGYDDDY, from the exons ATGGCCAGCGTACGGCCAACCCGTCTTCCACCCCCCTCCAGGGCCGGCGTCCGACCCGTCGAGCGCCTCGCCAGTCTGAAAAATCCAACCCCAACTCCTATCCGACGCCCGCAGACCAAGCCCACCACCTATCCAAAGACCACCACCTGCCCGAACCCCGGCTGTCCAGCTCCGAACATCGTCGAGGATGACGGTCAGAAGGTGTGCTCCGGCTGCGGTACCGTCATCAGCGAAGCAAATATAGTCTCCGAAATCACGTTCGGAGAGTCCTCGTCCGGTGCCGCCGTGGTCCAGGGTACATTCATAGGGGCGGACCAGAGTCATGGCCGCAGCACAGGCCCTGGATTCCAGCGTGGTGGAGGAGTAGAGTCTCGAGAGATCACAGAGCAAAATG GAAATCGATACATCGCACAGCTATCTCGAGCTTTAAACATCCCCGAAAGTGCTTCCAAGGCGGCAGGACAGGTATTCAAGCTCGCAGTTGGCCTGAACTTCATCCAGGGCCGACGGACCAAGACCGTGGCCGCGATCTGTCTGTATGTGGCATGCAGGCGGCAGGACGGAAACACTATAATGCTGATTGATTTCGCCGACGTTTTGATG ATCAATGTCTTCAAACTCGGCCGAACCTACAAGGCTCTCCTTGACGAATTGCGTCTGGGTGGAAATATCTTCATCATGAACCCCATAGATCCCGAAAGCCTGATTTATCGATTCGCAAAGCAACTTGAATTCGGCTCTTCGATGATGCAGGTCGCGAGCGAGGCCGTTCGCATCGTTCAGAGAATGAATCGCGACTGGATGATAACAGGGCGACGGCCCGCCGGTATCTGCGGAGCTGCTTTAATTCTCGCCGCGCGCATGAACAACTTTCGACGCACCGTCCGCGAAGTCGTCTACGTCGTCAAGGTCACCGAGTTGACCATCCACCAGCGTTTGAATGAATTCAAGGCTACCGAAAGTGGAGACCTTACAGTAGATCAATTCCGCTCCGTGGACTTGGAAACCTCTCACGATCCACCGTCCTTCAGCCACTCAAAGGACCCTCGAAGGCTCAACAACAAGGGAAAGAAGCGAAAGGCACCAGAAACTGCTGCCGAAATCGAAGATGGGGAGGAGCCGGATCAGTCACCGCCGGCTTCAAAACGACCTCGTCGCGTTGATGCCGATGGCTTCGCCGTTCCCGATATTCCTATCGACCCGGCGATCTTAGGGCTGGAAATGCAAGATTCTCTCTCATCTGCAGACGGCAACGCCACTGCGGAGAGCAACTCTGGCGTCGCTGGAGTAGAGAAGTCCACCAATCAGCGCAAAGGCAGCAAAAGGGCACGACTCCCCGAACCCACTGAAGCTGAACTGGCCTCGGAATCCGCTCTTGAAGACGAGATGACGGCCCTCCTTTCTTCTGGTTCTTCGTTAGTTGCGAGTGCAGAGGCACCCAGGACTGCCTCTGCCTCCTCCTCTAAAGGACAAATCGTTCCCGACAAGCGACCCAATAAACCAGTTCCTGATAGCGAAGAAATCGACCCCACCGAGTTCGACTCGGACCCGGAGGTTCGATATTGCCTGCTTTCACCGGCAGAAGTAGAGATCAAAGAACGCATCTGGGTGCATGAAAATAAAGATTATCTCCGTGCGCAGCAGGCCAAGGCCCTCAAACGTGCTTTGACGGCTGCAGACCCGTCGGCTTCAGGCGCTGGCCACAAACCGCGAAAACGCCGAAAGGGCCGCATGGGCGATGTCACGTATCTGACCGGGGAAGGCGGCGATGGCGACAGAGCGTCATCACGCGCGTCCACCCCGGCAGAGGCAACCAGGCTGATGCTCGAGAGAAGAGGGTTCAGCAAGAAGATCAACTATTCgttgctggaaaagatgtaCGAGGACGACGACATCGAAGTGAAGCGCCGAGACAGCGAGGCCGAGAGTGCTCGAAGTCGGAGCCGCAGCCAGAGCGTCGCTCGAAGCGTGCGGAGTTCCAGCGTTGCGTCGGACCGTGGGTTCGGTGGCTTGGGCAGCATCAGGCCTTCGGCGCGAAGGAGGATGCTTAAGGGTAAACACGCTGCCGGCGTCGCGGCGAGAGCGAGTGCTACTCCCGAGCCGAGCAGGAGACCAGTGCCCACACTGTCGGCGACGAGGATCACACCTGCTCCCCCCAGCCAGACAGAACCAGAAAAAGAACCAGAACCGGAGCCTGAGCCTGAGCCCGCGCAGCCAGCGAATCCTAACGAGGAGATTCTGGGCTACATTCCCGAAGCGGAACCCAGGGCGCATCCCGTGCCGGGCGATGAGGATGATTATgacgaggatgaggatgaggatgaagacgaggatgacgatgacgatcGCATCGAAGCTGCATTTGCAGGCAACTATTATGGTGAGGGAAGCGATGGGGGATATGATGACGACTATTAG
- a CDS encoding uncharacterized protein (EggNog:ENOG410PG9C~COG:P~TransMembrane:8 (i486-510o535-555i576-603o615-635i779-802o822-850i1176-1198o1218-1239i)~BUSCO:725at33183) has translation MWLVARRTLYNKGFTRTMAEKTAATSPPPHFTRPSAPSPSYSRQRLLTTILLVNNIHCASCVTYAKEVVSHLPHIAQVDISILKHEVRISHSTKLLASELVDALTDAAFEVFHATTQNEFGIPIDDIDIDTSSWNTGSWLRPSSRLSVSTMDTRTRERNRRHIANCDACQREQEKYAIPDKDTQQEKTQTPKGSILSIESSSLSSGKHPSPVPHEPVKSNGEDEYTAQISISGMTCASCSNTITEHIQELDFVKSIVVNLVTHSAALTFRGPRENIDKITERIEDLGYDASAEEVVVLNSRPRDLYVANLSISGMTCGSCVGSITHDIKGLSFVTDAVVDLLSHSGRIEFEGEGNLKQILDAIDDLGYDATVIDCKPIDRTEGAESGPKARTIGIKVDGMFCHHCPGTVMEALGNLEAGKIQVEEQITTQKPIVTITYTPDPPKMTIRNILSAIDASNNAFKASVYHPPSIEDRSRAMQKQEQRRLLLRLLFTFIVAIPTFLIGIVWMAVVPKSNSVRQYLEEPMWAGSASRLEWALLIMTTPVMVYGTDVFHARALKEIRALWRPGSRVPFLRRFYRFGSMNMLISAGTSVAYFASVAVLIINAKSDKHEAGHTSSYFDTVVFLTLFILAGRALEGYSKAKTGDAVSMLGKLRPSEALLVVESPSAEQEGPKSSIQRVPVDLLEINDIVSVPHGASPPADGVVTGTDTYKFDESSLTGESMPVRKVAGDKVYSGSVNVGQPVSIRITDLGSTSMLDQIVAVVREGQAKRAPVERVADVMTGYFVPIITLIAILTFVIWVGLGESGALPPEYLDSSQGGWTFWSLQFAIAVFVVACPCGLALAAPTALFVGGGLAAKRGILVRGGGEAFQEASRLDAIVFDKTGTLTEGGTLKVSDHEVLIDNGELEQVAWAAAKALEESSTHPIARAIVDFCSDRSSVSVTSSSINEIGGQGMKGTFTVPAKEAEDTPVEYEAAIGNQRLLSSLMAADSDTYYLDNLLSKYQSAGRSTAILSIRRVSGPGKFVPAIVFATADPIRAEAVDVIRQLRANNIDIYMCTGDNTVTAHAVASTIGIPSTNVMSNVLPTQKAEYIRKIKNNELSTHTGKSPNKKTIVGFVGDGTNDSPALAAADVSIAMASGSDVAVSSAGFILLNSDLRTILELCTLSRRVFRRVKWNFLWAAVYNVCLIPVAAGVFYPIVSGHKTDSHGRIVNTHWRLDPVWAALAMALSSLSVVMSSLALRLEWRSIKGWAIKILMRRGDERI, from the exons ATGTGGCTGGTAGCACGACGTACTCTGTACAac AAGGGGTTTACGAGAACCATGGCGGAGAAAACCGCTGCGACATCACCTCCTCCACATTTCACTCGCCCTTCGGCCCCTTCGCCCTCCTACAGCCGACAGAGATTGCTCACAACTATTCTCCTGGTCAATAATATCCACTGCGCATCTTGTGTGACATATGCAAAAGAGGTCGTCAGCCATTTACCACACATTGCGCAGGTCGATATTTCAATCCTCAAGCATGAAGTCCGCATCTCGCACTCCACCAAGCTCCTGGCATCAGAGCTTGTGGATGCCCTCACCGACGCCGCCTTCGAGGTCTTCCACGCAACAACGCAAAATGAATTTGGCATCCCCATAGACGATATCGACATCGACACCTCTTCCTGGAATACAGGCTCCTGGCTCCGCCCGTCGTCCCGTCTTTCAGTGTCCACAATGGATACCCGCACAAGGGAGAGAAATAGGAGGCACATAGCCAACTGTGATGCTTGTCAACGAGAACAAGAGAAGTACGCCATACCAGACAAGGATACACAACAGGAGAAGACCCAAACCCCAAAG GGTTCAATCTTAAGCATAGAGTCATCTTCGCTGTCGAGTGGGAAGCACCCTTCACCCGTTCCTCATGAGCCTGTCAAAAGTAACGGCGAAGATGAGTATACTGCTCAGATCAGCATTAGCGGGATGACCTGCGCATCCTGCTCCAATACCATAACGGAGCACATCCAAGAACTTGATTTTGTCAAATCAATCGTTGTCAACCTCGTTACCCATAGCGCTGCGCTTACCTTCCGTGGGCCAAGGGAGAATATCGACAAGATCACGGAGCGGATCGAGGATCTCGGCTATGACGCAAGCGCTGAAGAAGTGGTGGTTCTCAACTCGCGACCTCGGGATCTCTACGTCGCGAACCTCAGCATATCTGGAATGACATGTGGCTCCTGTGTCGGTTCGATTACTCATGACATCAAAGGCCTGTCCTTTGTGACAGATGCGGTTGTCGACCTCCTCAGCCACTCGGGAAGGATTGAGTTCGAGGGCGAAGGGAATCTTAAACAGATCCTCGATGCGATCGACGATCTCGGCTATGATGCCACTGTGATCGACTGCAAGCCGATTGATCGCACTGAAGGTGCAGAGAGTGGTCCCAAAGCTCGAACCATTGGAATTAAAGTAGATGGGATGTTCTGCCACCATTGTCCTGGGACAGTCATGGAGGCTTTGGGGAACCTCGAAGCCGGTAAAATCCAAGTTGAAGAGCAAATAACTACTCAGAAACCCATCGTCACGATTACCTACACTCCTGATCCACCCAAAATGACCATTCGAAACATCCTCAGTGCCATTGACGCGTCCAATAATGCCTTCAAAGCGAGTGTTTACCATCCGCCGTCGATAGAAGACCGTTCTCGCGCGATGCAGAAGCAAGAGCAGCGTCGTCTCCTGCTTCGTCTCCTGTTTACATTCATCGTCGCGATACCTACTTTCCTCATCGGCATTGTCTGGATGGCCGTCGTCCCCAAGTCAAACTCAGTTCGACAATACCTCGAAGAGCCGATGTGGGCAGGATCCGCATCACGCTTGGAATGGGCCCTCCTTATCATGACTACCCCTGTGATGGTATACGGCACCGATGTCTTCCATGCCCGTGCTTTGAAGGAGATCCGTGCCCTATGGAGGCCTGGCAGCCGTGTTCCTTTCCTTCGAAGGTTCTACCGCTTCGGGAGCATGAACATGCTGATCTCCGCTGGAACATCAGTGGCATATTTTGCTTCTGTGGCGGTCCTGATTATCAATGCAAAGAGCGACAAGCACGAGGCAGGACACACATCCAGCTATTTCGATACGGTGGTCTTCTTGACCTTGTTCATCCTGGCAGGCAGAGCTCTAGAGGGATACAGCAAGGCAAAGACCGGGGATGCCGTTTCGATGCTGGGCAAATTGCGCCCGTCTGAAGCACTGCTCGTTGTGGAGTCCCCATCTGCTGAGCAAGAGGGCCCCAAGTCAAGCATCCAACGCGTGCCTGTCGACCTTCTTGAGATTAACGATATCGTCAGCGTTCCACACGGAGCCTCTCCACCTGCAGATGGCGTGGTTACCGGGACTGATACATACAAGTTTGATGAAAGCTCATTGACTGGAGAATCCATGCCTGTACGCAAGGTCGCCGGTGACAAGGTCTACTCCGGCTCTGTGAATGTCGGGCAGCCTGTGTCGATCCGAATTACTGATCTGGGCAGCACATCGATGCTAGATCAGATCGTGGCGGTGGTTCGCGAGGGACAAGCAAAGAGAGCACCCGTCGAGAGAGTGGCGGACGTCATGACGGGCTACTTCGTCCCTATTATTACCCTTATCGCGATTCTCACTTTCGTCATCTGGGTTGGCCTGGGTGAATCTGGTGCTCTTCCCCCAGAATATCTCGATAGTTCTCAGGGAGGATGGACATTCTGGTCCCTCCAATTCGCGATTGCTGTATTCGTTGTTGCTTGTCCCTGCGGTTTGGCCCTGGCTGCCCCTACCGCCCTGTTTGTCGGCGGTGGGTTAGCTGCGAAACGTGGCATTCTGGTTCGAGGTGGTGGTGAAGCTTTCCAGGAGGCCAGCCGTCTCGATGCTATTGTATTTGACAAGACCGGTACTTTGACCGAAGGAGGCACTCTAAAGGTCTCCGATCATGAGGTACTTATTGACAACGGGGAATTGGAGCAAGTTGCGTGGGCCGCAGCCAAAGCACTGGAGGAGAGTAGCACTCACCCGATTGCCAGAGCGATTGTCGACTTTTGCAGTGATCGGTCTTCAGTTTCAGTCACTTCGTCTTCGATCAATGAAATTGGCGGTCAAGGAATGAAGGGAACGTTCACAGTACCTGCAAAGGAAGCCGAAGACACTCCGGTGGAATACGAGGCTGCTATCGGGAACCAGCGTCTCCTGAGCTCGCTCATGGCGGCAGACAGCGATACTTACTACCTGGACAATCTTCTATCCAAGTACCAATCGGCAGGACGCTCCACTGCCATCCTCTCTATCCGCAGAGTCTCTGGCCCTGGAAAATTCGTCCCTGCCATTGTCTTCGCCACTGCTGACCCTATTCGCGCTGAAGCCGTCGACGTAATTCGCCAACTCCGAGCCAACAACATCGACATTTACATGTGCACCGGCGATAACACTGTCACCGCTCATGCTGTGGCTTCCACCATTGGCATCCCAAGCACAAACGTCATGTCCAACGTTCTACCCACCCAAAAGGCAGAATACATTCGCAAGATCAAAAACAACGAACTCTCCACGCATACTGGCAAATCCCCCAATAAGAAAACCATCGTCGGCTTCGTCGGCGATGGCACAAACGACTCTCCAGCCCTTGCAGCTGCAGACGTCAGTATCGCGATGGCCTCTGGTTCCGACGTCGCCGTCAGCTCCGCCGGCTTCATCCTCCTTAACTCCGACCTGCGGACCATCCTCGAGCTCTGCACCCTCAGTCGACGGGTCTTCCGACGCGTGAAATGGAACTTCTTATGGGCTGCGGTGTACAATGTCTGCCTTATCCCCGTTGCGGCGGGCGTCTTTTATCCTATCGTTAGCGGGCATAAAACTGATTCGCACGGACGGATTGTGAATACCCACTGGCGGTTGGATCCCGTGTGGGCGGCTCTGGCGATGGCTTTGAGCAGCTTGTCAGTTGTGATGAGCAGTTTGGCGTTGAGATTAGAGTGGAGGAGTATTAAAGGCTGGGCCATCAAAATATTAATGCGCCGGGGCGATGAGAGAATTTGA